From a region of the Drosophila virilis strain 15010-1051.87 chromosome 3, Dvir_AGI_RSII-ME, whole genome shotgun sequence genome:
- the Lmpt gene encoding trichohyalin isoform X3 has product MAADEALAGFGELIFSLLIGYLGALEFAFVARHLYHWTCRHPEGSNELVDAAADAEELPRMRERLDKELAEAAAREAAAGGQNIMQDGVLYSNGFRVDKREALATELERQRRIEEETRQQLAEAEHKLAEERRKAEASRAEAEESARRQLQESERKREQEEQERENERKLIEAEKQRQAAQRAREENERKLQEAESERKENERMENERKLQEAENERKENERKLQEIEREREEKERKLQEAESEREENERKLREAEKQRELEEGARERQEAKEQHEREENERKLKQAEEERQAAQRKIEEEESEAGAERKLLELDAEQAQRDAEIVERLLAAERERKLSATESELEEEALVLKQSRRQASSQAGMERKQKSIEENARLFMKAEEEMVMLQQRMLQAAREQEDAEFAGMVPVVEEPCVKKILPPRFEEPTIEEPLIVQRVKTQFGQTGGTEEPYARSKTLMFPGVSDEGSSVEPDSSQQSSFSTQLSEDRSHQMTEEERQEPEGEDYVPDVQYTEDYLRSLDGIKSRPLLREDGSGRRRAFKKRRSSGSSNSSRDSRASRDEELKMFTSLEEEELRHGEKADYNPIKYSTEPALRVKPHHRRHKRSPAKDVMPATDASGSLEMLGEEGTNPWGEVLPEPYKNTEFWKREKALSIDEEELDLERRASGEEVPDEAQITPKESSFEHATEEQNALAAHTLLQQRSKEQLDRDSAEAVKATKLELEPESEPSGGDIKSNTCS; this is encoded by the exons ATGGCTGCGGACGAGGCGCTCGCCGGCTTTGGGGAGCTGATCTTCTCCCTGCTGATTGGCTATTTGGGCGCTCTGGAGTTTGCCTTTGTGGCGCGTCATCTGTACCACTGGACGTGCCGGCATCCGGAAGGAAGCAATGAGCTAGTCGATGCCGCTGCCGATGCCGAGGAGTTGCCGCGTATGCGCGAGCGCCTGGACAAGGAGCTGGCCGAGGCGGCGGCACGCGAGGCAGCCGCCGGCGGCCAGAACATCATGCAGGATGGCGTCCTCTACAGCAATGGCTTTCGCGTGGACAAGCGCGAGGCATTAGCCACGGAGTTGGAACGTCAGCGCCGCATCGAGGAGGAGACGCGCCAACAGCTGGCCGAGGCGGAGCACAAGTTGGCCGAGGAGCGCAGGAAAGCCGAGGCGAGCCGAGCCGAAGCGGAGGAGAGCGCACGAAGGCAGTTGCAGGAAAGCGAAAGGAAACGCGAGCAGGAAGAACAAGAGCGCGAGAATGAGAGAAAACTAATTGAGGCCGAAAAGCAGCGCCAAGCAGCGCAGCGAGCACGCGAggaaaatgaaagaaaactGCAAGAGGCTGAAAGCGAAAGAAAGGAAAATGAAAGAATggaaaatgaaagaaaattgCAAGAGGCTGAAAACGAAAGAAAggaaaatgaaagaaaattgCAAGAGATCGAACGCGAACGCGaggaaaaagaaagaaaattacAAGAGGCTGAAAGCGAACGCGAggaaaatgaaagaaaattgaGAGAAGCGGAAAAACAGCGTGAACTGGAAGAAGGTGCAAGAGAACGCCAAGAAGCCAAAGAACAGCACGAACGCGAggaaaatgaaagaaaactCAAGCAAGCAGAAGAAGAGCGACAGGCAGCACAGCGGAAAATAGAAGAGGAAGAGTCTGAGGCTGGGGCAGAGCGCAAGCTGCTCGAGCTGGACGCCGAGCAGGCGCAGCGAGATGCGGAAATTGTGGAGCGTCTGCTGGCCGCAGAGCGGGAGCGCAAGCTGAGCGCGACCGAGAGCGAGCTGGAGGAGGAGGCGCTCGTGTTGAAGCAGTCCCGGCGCCAGGCGTCGAGCCAAGCGGGCATGGAAAGGAAACAAAAGTCGATCGAGGAGAATGCGCGACTCTTCATGAAGGCCGAGGAGGAGATGGtgatgctgcagcagcgcatgCTGCAGGCGGCGCGGGAGCAGGAGGATGCGGAATTTGCTGGCATGGTGCCGGTCGTCGAGGAGCCGTGCGTCAAGAAAATACTACCGCCCCGGTTCGAGGAGCCAACGATCGAGGAGCCGCTGATCGTGCAACGGGTCAAGACGCAGTTTGGCCAAACGGGCGGCACCGAGGAGCCCTACGCCCGCTCCAAGACTCTCATGTTTCCGGGCGTCTCCGATGAAGGCTCCTCCGTGGAGCCCGATTCCAGCCAACAATCCTCGTTCAGCACGCAGCTGTCCGAGGATCGTTCGCACCAGATGACGGAGGAGGAGCGCCAGGAGCCCGAGGGCGAGGACTATGTGCCCGATGTCCAGTACACCGAGGATTACTTGCGCTCCCTAGATGGCATCAAGAGTCGGCCGCTGTTGCGTGAGGATGGTTCGGGTCGGCGTCGCGCCTTTAAGAAGCGCAGATCGAGCGGCAGTTCGAATTCATCGCGTGACTCACGCGCTTCACGCGACGAGGAGCTGAAGATGTTCACCTCgctggaggaggaggagctgaGGCATGGCGAGAAGGCGGACTACAATCCTATCAAGTACAGCACAGAGCCGGCGCTGCGCGTCAAACCCCATCACAGACGCCACAAACGAAGCCCAGCCAAAGATGTGATGCCGGCGACCGATGCGAGCGGCTCGCTGGAAATGCTTGGCGAGGAGGGCACAAATCCCTGGGGCGAGGTGCTGCCCGAACCCTATAAGAACACGGAGTTCTGGAAGCGCGAGAAGGCCCTGTCCATTGACGAGGAGGAGCTGGATTTGGAGAGACGAGCCTCGGGCGAAGAGGTGCCCGACGAAGCGCAAATCACGCCCAAGGAGTCTTCCTTCGAGCACGCGACGGAGGAACAAAATGCCCTGGCGGCCCAcacgctgctgcagcagcgctcCAAGGAGCAACTG GACAGGGACAGCGCGGAGGCTGTGAAAGCCACGAAGCTGGAGTTGGAGCCGGAGTCGGAGCCCAGCGGCGGCGACATTAAGTCCAAT ACATGTTCATAA
- the Lmpt gene encoding trichohyalin isoform X1: MAADEALAGFGELIFSLLIGYLGALEFAFVARHLYHWTCRHPEGSNELVDAAADAEELPRMRERLDKELAEAAAREAAAGGQNIMQDGVLYSNGFRVDKREALATELERQRRIEEETRQQLAEAEHKLAEERRKAEASRAEAEESARRQLQESERKREQEEQERENERKLIEAEKQRQAAQRAREENERKLQEAESERKENERMENERKLQEAENERKENERKLQEIEREREEKERKLQEAESEREENERKLREAEKQRELEEGARERQEAKEQHEREENERKLKQAEEERQAAQRKIEEEESEAGAERKLLELDAEQAQRDAEIVERLLAAERERKLSATESELEEEALVLKQSRRQASSQAGMERKQKSIEENARLFMKAEEEMVMLQQRMLQAAREQEDAEFAGMVPVVEEPCVKKILPPRFEEPTIEEPLIVQRVKTQFGQTGGTEEPYARSKTLMFPGVSDEGSSVEPDSSQQSSFSTQLSEDRSHQMTEEERQEPEGEDYVPDVQYTEDYLRSLDGIKSRPLLREDGSGRRRAFKKRRSSGSSNSSRDSRASRDEELKMFTSLEEEELRHGEKADYNPIKYSTEPALRVKPHHRRHKRSPAKDVMPATDASGSLEMLGEEGTNPWGEVLPEPYKNTEFWKREKALSIDEEELDLERRASGEEVPDEAQITPKESSFEHATEEQNALAAHTLLQQRSKEQLDRDSAEAVKATKLELEPESEPSGGDIKSNLQTSQTTEEQSRGGSPGLRRSPRIDEMDHYEERWRESAAASHTASQSPPPPPSIAVHQPDTAPWRDQYGLLMEGISDFYDFTASVNPSRSRSTSRNPSPQPRNVAHRMDVDEAHILEVYDDSQEGLSPGELNCELVLQMLEATISDEAEQQLQLQNVADDLQNGSSQVLPMVYETPPQAGGEQEHDNSAQLATNGYAEAHSEVDLPQPVIEINDMAEAANDSPEPMPTREEMRLFVESMRAERANSRDRSQSRSRSRSPLPTADNIARSLESRRQKRIRHNDEIREQLREEQAAVSPPPVIPPLPTISIDVAEEEPAEEPEDTPESMARLFEQLRLNRCRSHSRSRSRSPLPSAANLEHSLQNRREKLIAQNDAFFEQLQQRATTPEPGSSTGRDMRSLSPSRSRSVSPGADAAEQDFQLMLNLEGADNRTLRQHSAELEQLLANSAKQRDLDLEALQQLKHASEEVELRVDESEYPYDYERSFSEAVRDLKDELNVTGFKRSTYVGESVDLGSELEPNFKFQRSRTPSPSISPTLELSAAREQAAAQREMQAAILDSLISASGVENEKRLGAKPKTNEYSERSFSEELKDTQRMQEEALSGRFKRSTYVGESIDLGIAPQLDDLRHRTAEFQRSRSQSRSPMRDEQEAHALRNIDAEAAKREQQDQLLDQLAAASVNFQNFSRYLNTDFLDSERRASDSAIMQLDPYADLEPEEYHHFRRYSLAQEQPVEEYPSDECVYISQIEVRSLTGKRTWLKEDFYTHDLASLELDFDESSELLESSGKQQIGEGSWARAVLAAEAEAAEFDETSAIYKFDICGEQPVNEDAYSSNDSEDERQTVVGMDDDGDDADDDEYEFELDEGISDNNERTQPTDESHHDTSECEEAERNADRYANRGANDWEEVDNVEDFADYSLDDGAVGGGAYSDPDSFIEQIYNDAVKNRKQSGILREFETMVQEQLPAEGADQSESDKEKSGSDSERYALWAKTRALDRSEDSGSRHRDIDISLGLLEGERRDTEMRYLGDAQVAARQSARLRTRYAYSPKLPAGIVEDDIEVDLNYKPKREYNWRKNFKLDEDAGEDDPVEPQTGEDQLEMLEQEEEQAEDQQQELDLYELPPSGELDLRRYSLGGESITLFSRSPERELLSVVAEETLPEQESGHMEVTAVEVEAAPSEKPKKKKSKKKTRKGSKTEEQLRDDNDSDNQEYKRRSSATRDDAENPTETPTKRKVRSRRSSKSSSANEEANGALFSPRNSVGLLPEAALEGIAELETPEDGALKKKTKKRKKSTKEQPAEPDIDVALAEALAQIAPVTLSASTNLTPASTQQNLLASLSAGHSLCLTPASSIEEPPGSDLAAATAAPARSVVDSFDILKDANFYPLF; encoded by the exons ATGGCTGCGGACGAGGCGCTCGCCGGCTTTGGGGAGCTGATCTTCTCCCTGCTGATTGGCTATTTGGGCGCTCTGGAGTTTGCCTTTGTGGCGCGTCATCTGTACCACTGGACGTGCCGGCATCCGGAAGGAAGCAATGAGCTAGTCGATGCCGCTGCCGATGCCGAGGAGTTGCCGCGTATGCGCGAGCGCCTGGACAAGGAGCTGGCCGAGGCGGCGGCACGCGAGGCAGCCGCCGGCGGCCAGAACATCATGCAGGATGGCGTCCTCTACAGCAATGGCTTTCGCGTGGACAAGCGCGAGGCATTAGCCACGGAGTTGGAACGTCAGCGCCGCATCGAGGAGGAGACGCGCCAACAGCTGGCCGAGGCGGAGCACAAGTTGGCCGAGGAGCGCAGGAAAGCCGAGGCGAGCCGAGCCGAAGCGGAGGAGAGCGCACGAAGGCAGTTGCAGGAAAGCGAAAGGAAACGCGAGCAGGAAGAACAAGAGCGCGAGAATGAGAGAAAACTAATTGAGGCCGAAAAGCAGCGCCAAGCAGCGCAGCGAGCACGCGAggaaaatgaaagaaaactGCAAGAGGCTGAAAGCGAAAGAAAGGAAAATGAAAGAATggaaaatgaaagaaaattgCAAGAGGCTGAAAACGAAAGAAAggaaaatgaaagaaaattgCAAGAGATCGAACGCGAACGCGaggaaaaagaaagaaaattacAAGAGGCTGAAAGCGAACGCGAggaaaatgaaagaaaattgaGAGAAGCGGAAAAACAGCGTGAACTGGAAGAAGGTGCAAGAGAACGCCAAGAAGCCAAAGAACAGCACGAACGCGAggaaaatgaaagaaaactCAAGCAAGCAGAAGAAGAGCGACAGGCAGCACAGCGGAAAATAGAAGAGGAAGAGTCTGAGGCTGGGGCAGAGCGCAAGCTGCTCGAGCTGGACGCCGAGCAGGCGCAGCGAGATGCGGAAATTGTGGAGCGTCTGCTGGCCGCAGAGCGGGAGCGCAAGCTGAGCGCGACCGAGAGCGAGCTGGAGGAGGAGGCGCTCGTGTTGAAGCAGTCCCGGCGCCAGGCGTCGAGCCAAGCGGGCATGGAAAGGAAACAAAAGTCGATCGAGGAGAATGCGCGACTCTTCATGAAGGCCGAGGAGGAGATGGtgatgctgcagcagcgcatgCTGCAGGCGGCGCGGGAGCAGGAGGATGCGGAATTTGCTGGCATGGTGCCGGTCGTCGAGGAGCCGTGCGTCAAGAAAATACTACCGCCCCGGTTCGAGGAGCCAACGATCGAGGAGCCGCTGATCGTGCAACGGGTCAAGACGCAGTTTGGCCAAACGGGCGGCACCGAGGAGCCCTACGCCCGCTCCAAGACTCTCATGTTTCCGGGCGTCTCCGATGAAGGCTCCTCCGTGGAGCCCGATTCCAGCCAACAATCCTCGTTCAGCACGCAGCTGTCCGAGGATCGTTCGCACCAGATGACGGAGGAGGAGCGCCAGGAGCCCGAGGGCGAGGACTATGTGCCCGATGTCCAGTACACCGAGGATTACTTGCGCTCCCTAGATGGCATCAAGAGTCGGCCGCTGTTGCGTGAGGATGGTTCGGGTCGGCGTCGCGCCTTTAAGAAGCGCAGATCGAGCGGCAGTTCGAATTCATCGCGTGACTCACGCGCTTCACGCGACGAGGAGCTGAAGATGTTCACCTCgctggaggaggaggagctgaGGCATGGCGAGAAGGCGGACTACAATCCTATCAAGTACAGCACAGAGCCGGCGCTGCGCGTCAAACCCCATCACAGACGCCACAAACGAAGCCCAGCCAAAGATGTGATGCCGGCGACCGATGCGAGCGGCTCGCTGGAAATGCTTGGCGAGGAGGGCACAAATCCCTGGGGCGAGGTGCTGCCCGAACCCTATAAGAACACGGAGTTCTGGAAGCGCGAGAAGGCCCTGTCCATTGACGAGGAGGAGCTGGATTTGGAGAGACGAGCCTCGGGCGAAGAGGTGCCCGACGAAGCGCAAATCACGCCCAAGGAGTCTTCCTTCGAGCACGCGACGGAGGAACAAAATGCCCTGGCGGCCCAcacgctgctgcagcagcgctcCAAGGAGCAACTG GACAGGGACAGCGCGGAGGCTGTGAAAGCCACGAAGCTGGAGTTGGAGCCGGAGTCGGAGCCCAGCGGCGGCGACATTAAGTCCAAT CTGCAAACCTCTCAAACAACAGAGGAGCAGTCGAGAGGCGGCTCGCCCGGCCTGCGACGCAGTCCGCGCATCGATGAAATGGATCACTACGAGGAGCGGTGGCGCGAATCTGCGGCAGCCAGCCACACGGCCAGCCAgtcaccgccgccgccgcccagcATCGCGGTGCATCAGCCGGATACGGCGCCTTGGCGGGATCAATACGGTCTGCTCATGGAGGGCATCAGCGACTTCTACGATTTTACGGCATCTGTGAATCCGTCGCGTTCGCGCTCCACATCACGCAATCCCTCGCCGCAGCCCAGGAACGTCGCCCACCGCATGGACGTGGACGAGGCGCACATCCTGGAGGTCTACGACGATAGCCAGGAGGGCCTAAGCCCCGGCGAACTGAACTGCGAGCTCGTGCTGCAAATGCTGGAGGCAACCATCTCCGATGAAGccgaacagcagctgcagctgcagaatGTGGCCGACGATCTACAGAATGGCAGCAGCCAGGTGCTGCCCATGGTCTACGAGACGCCGCCGCAAGCTGGCGGCGAGCAGGAGCACGACAACTCGGCGCAGCTGGCAACCAATGGCTATGCCGAGGCTCATTCGGAGGTCGACCTGCCGCAGCCTGTTATCGAAATCAATGACATGGCTGAGGCAGCCAACGACAGCCCGGAGCCAATGCCCACACGCGAGGAGATGCGTCTCTTTGTGGAGTCTATGCGCGCCGAACGTGCCAATTCCCGAGATCGTTCCCAGTCCCGCTCCCGTTCCCGCTCGCCGCTGCCCACAGCTGACAACATTGCTCGCAGCCTGGAAAGCCGAAGACAGAAGCGCATTCGGCACAACGACGAAATCCGCGAGCAGCTCAGGGAAGAGCAGGCGGCGGTGTCGCCACCTCCAGTCATTCCGCCCCTGCCCACCATATCGATTGATGTGGCGGAGGAGGAGCCCGCGGAGGAGCCGGAGGATACTCCCGAGTCGATGGCCCGGCTGTTCGAGCAGTTGCGTCTGAATCGGTGTCGCTCGCATTCGCGCTCTCGCTCCCGCTCGCCCCTGCCCAGTGCCGCCAATCTAGAGCACAGCCTGCAAAACCGGCGGGAAAAGCTGATAGCCCAAAACGATGCCTTCTTcgaacagctgcagcaacggGCTACAACACCGGAGCCCGGCTCTTCGACGGGTCGGGATATGCGCTCGCTGTCGCCTTCGCGTTCGCGCTCCGTGTCGCCCGGCGCGGATGCAGCTGAGCAGGACTTTCAGCTGATGCTCAACCTGGAAGGCGCCGACAACAGAACCCTGCGTCAGCACAGCGCGGAGTTGGAGCAGTTGCTGGCCAACAGCGCCAAGCAGCGTGACCTCGACCTAGAGGCGCTGCAACAGCTAAAACATGCCAGCGAGGAGGTCGAGCTGCGTGTCGACGAATCGGAATACCCCTACGACTACGAGCGCAGCTTCTCAGAGGCGGTGCGTGATCTGAAGGATGAGCTAAATGTCACTGGCTTCAAGCGCTCCACCTATGTGGGCGAATCTGTGGACCTGGGCAGCGAGCTGGAGCCAAACTTCAAGTTTCAGCGCTCGCGTACGCCCTCGCCCTCCATCTCGCCCACGCTGGAACTGTCCGCGGCCCGGGAGCAGGCCGCAGCGCAGCGCGAGATGCAGGCGGCCATTCTCGACTCGCTGATCAGCGCCAGCGGCGTGGAGAACGAGAAGCGTCTGGGCGCCAAGCCCAAGACGAACGAGTACAGTGAGCGTAGCTTCTCCGAGGAGCTCAAGGATACGCAGCGAATGCAGGAGGAGGCGTTGTCCGGGCGTTTTAAGCGCTCCACGTACGTGGGTGAATCTATCGATCTGGGCATAGCCCCACAGCTGGATGATCTGCGGCATCGCACGGCCGAGTTTCAGCGTTCGCGCAGCCAGAGTCGCTCGCCCATGCGGGACGAGCAGGAGGCGCATGCTCTGCGGAATATCGATGCCGAGGCGGCCAAGCGGGAGCAACAGGATCAGCTGCTGGATCAGCTGGCCGCCGCCAGTGTCAACTTTCAGAACTTTTCACGTTATCTGAATACCGATTTTCTGGATAGCGAGAGACGCGCCTCAGACTCGGCTATAATGCAGCTGGATCCGTATGCGGATCTGGAGCCGGAGGAGTATCATCATTTCAGGCGCTACTCGCTGGCCCAGGAGCAGCCCGTCGAGGAGTATCCCAGCGATGAATGCGTCTATATATCACAGATCGAAGTGCGCTCCCTGACGGGCAAAAGAACCTGGCTAAAGGAGGATTTCTATACGCACGACCTGGCCAGCCTTGAGCTGGACTTTGATGAAAGCAGCGAATTGCTCGAGAGTTCAGGCAAACAGCAAATTGGGGAGGGCTCCTGGGCACGGGCTGTGCTCGCCGCCGAGGCGGAGGCGGCGGAGTTCGATGAGACGAGCGCCATTTACAAGTTTGACATTTGCGGCGAGCAGCCGGTCAACGAGGATGCctacagcagcaacgacaGCGAGGACGAACGACAGACGGTGGTCGGAATGgatgacgacggcgacgacgccGACGACGATGAATACGAATTTGAGCTGGACGAGGGCATCTCGGACAACAATGAGCGCACGCAGCCGACAGATGAATCGCATCACGACACATCCGAGTGCGAGGAGGCCGAACGTAATGCAGATCGCTATGCGAATCGCGGTGCCAACGACTGGGAGGAAGTGGACAATGTGGAGGACTTTGCGGACTACAGCCTGGACGATGGTGCTGTGGGCGGCGGCGCCTACTCCGATCCGGATTCCTTTATAGAGCAAATCTACAATGATGCCGTCAAGAATCGCAAACAGAGCGGCATTCTCAGGGAGTTCGAGACGATGGTGCAGGAGCAGCTGCCGGCGGAAGGTGCCGACCAAAGCGAATCGGACAAGGAGAAATCTGGCTCGGATAGCGAACGCTATGCGCTGTGGGCCAAGACACGGGCGCTGGACAGATCCGAagacagcggcagcaggcaCCGGGACATAGACATCTCGCTGGGACTGCTCGAGGGCGAGCGCCGGGACACCGAGATGCGTTACCTGGGCGATGCCCAGGTAGCGGCACGCCAATCCGCGCGTCTGCGCACGCGCTACGCCTACAGCCCCAAGCTGCCAGCGGGCATTGTGGAGGACGACATCGAGGTGGATCTGAACTACAAGCCCAAGCGGGAGTACAATTGGCGCAAGAACTTTAAGCTGGACGAAGATGCGGGCGAGGATGACCCAGTCGAGCCTCAGACAGGCGAGGATCAGTTGGAAATGCTGGAGCAGGAAGAGGAGCAGGCAGAGGATCAGCAACAGGAACTGGATCTTTACGAGCTCCCACCAAGTGGCGAACTGGATCTGCGTCGCTATAGCCTCGGCGGCGAGAGCATCACGCTGTTCAGTCGCAGTCCGGAGCGCGAGTTGTTGTCCGTTGTGGCCGAGGAAACGTTGCCCGAGCAGGAGAGCGGACACATGGAGGTCACAGCTGTTGAAGTAGAAGCAGCGCCCAGCGAGAAGccgaaaaagaagaaaagcaagaaaaaaacgCGCAAGGGTTCCAAGACGGAGGAGCAACTGCGCGACGACAACGACTCCGACAACCAGGAATACAAACGACGTTCCTCTGCGACCAGAGACGATGCCGAGAACCCAACAGAGACGCCAACCAAGCGCAAGGTGCGCTCACGACGCAGCTCCAAGAGCAGCTCCGCCAACGAGGAGGCCAACGGCGCGCTCTTCTCGCCGCGCAACAGCGTCGGGCTCTTGCCGGAGGCGGCGCTGGAGGGCATTGCGGAGCTCGAGACGCCGGAAGATGGCGCgctgaaaaagaaaaccaagaAGCGCAAGAAGTCAACCAAGGAGCAGCCCGCCGAGCCGGACATCGATGTGGCCCTGGCCGAAGCGCTGGCCCAGATTGCGCCCGTAACGTTGTCGGCTTCCACGAATCTAACGCCAGCCTCCACGCAGCAGAATCTTCTGGCCAGCCTGAGTGCCGGGCACAGCTTGTGCCTTACACCTGCTTCATCCATCGAGGAGCCGCCCGGCTCCGATTTGGCAGCGGCGACAGCTGCGCCTGCGCGCTCCGTTGTGGACAGCTTTGACATACTCAAGGATGCCAATTTCTATCCGCTTTTCTAG